From Anaerococcus urinomassiliensis:
TAAATGAGATCACTTTATCAGCTGATTTCTATCAAGACCAAGACTTGGTAAAAGATATATTTGCTGAGATAAAATCTTTGGAAGAAGAAAAAGAAAACTTAGACGAAGCTTGGTTAAAAATGAACTTGTCCTTGGAAGGATAGACTTTAAATAATAGGAAGGAAAATAATGAAGATTACCAACAACTTGGATAGAAAATCCAAAAATAATTTAAAAGTTGGTCTTATCTTGTTACTGGCTTTTTTTACTTTATGGTATGTAGAGCCAGTTAGCTCTTTTTTGGTAAGTACTTATGCTGTCATAAGACCAATTTTGTTGGGCTTTGCAATAGCTTTTGTCATAAACTTACCTATGAACTTTTTTCAAGAGAAAGTTTTTGGCAGACTATTTGACCCCAAAAAGCATAAAAAACTTATACTAATCTTATCTCTGATATTTAGCTGGCTCATATTCTTTGGGGCAGTTACCTTGATTTTATTAGTAATAATACCAGAGACCATTAATGCATCTCAGACTGCTATAAAAAATATTCCAGCCTTTGCTGATGCACTTATAAAATATACAGAGAAAATACCAGCGTTAAACAAAGCTATAGTTGATATTAGAAATCAATTTGAAAGTTTTGATATAAACAATATATCCGACAAAATAACAAGCTACCTAAGTGGTGAGGGATCAAATGTCCTTAACCGTGCTCAAAGCATATTATCATCAGTTAGTTCGGCTCTGATTGCTATTGCAATGGGTTTCATATTTTCAATTTATGTAAGCATCAATAAGAAGAGCTTAAAAATAAACGCCAATAAGTTCTTGTATGCAAACTTTGATGAGGATAGGGCAGATACAATAAATTATGTTTCAAAACTAACTTATGATGCCTTTGCCAAATTTTTGGACACAAGATTTTTGTCATGCTTTGTACTGGGAGTATTAAATTACATTGGGATGAAGATCTTGCAATTACCATATGCTGGCATGATTTCAATCTTGGTTGGAGCTCTCGATATTATCCCATATTTTGGACCAATTATTGCGGCTGCCTTTGGAATGCTTATGATTTTTATCCAATCACCATTTCAATCATTAGTATTTATAATATTTTTGATAATACTTCAACAAGTCCAAGAAAATATTTTCTATCCATTAGTTATTGGCAAACACTCCGGACTTCCAGCTATATGGATTTTTGTTTCTGTATTTTTGGGTGGTAGATTATTTGGAATCATGGGAATGATTTTATTTATGCCGCTTGCAACAGTCTTTTATACCTTAAAAGAAGACAGGACTATCAGAAAATTAAAAGAAAAAGAAGTCGATGATCAAAGCTTAGGAGAAAAGGCAAATAAAAGCTTTGAGCAAATGCGCAAAGAAAGACTAGAAAAAGATTTTACGAAAAAAGAAGTAGAGCAAATAATGTAATTTGCCCTACTTTTTTTCAAATATAATAAGAATATAACCATCTTTTATTTCTATAGTAAAATCTCTGCCACAAGTTTCATTTGATACTCCTAGGCTATCGGATATCTCCATATCATAATTATCAAGTTCATAGTAAAGCCCATTTATAGTAAGGCCCTTGGCGACTTCAGATAGGGCAAATATTGACACATAATAATCATCTTCAAATTTTTGTGAAAGTTTATCTCCTATAATTATTAGTTCCTTATTCTTTGATTTAAGCCTTACATCTATGCCCATCTTTTTAAATTCGAGAGCATTTCTAATATTTGATATAGTGTGGGACTCACGTCCTCCTAAGCCTCCATATATTATTATTTCCTTATAGCCCTTTTCTAGGGCGATTTTCATGGCTGACTTTGTATCTGTATCATCTTTAATGGGACTTAATTTTATAACATTTTCACTTTCAGGTAGGCTAGTTGAATCAAAGTCTCCTACAATAAAGTCAGCTTCTAGGCCTTCCTTTTGTACATATTCATAGCCCTTATCAGCAGCAATTACTAGGTCATCATCATTGATTTGGTCAAAAAAGCCATCAAATTCGCCACCAGCGATTATATAACATTTACTCAAAATTTCCTCCTTAGGATTTCTTATATAGATTATATACCAAATTTTATTTTAGAGAAAAAATATCATTAGGGGTAAAATTATTATAAATTATTAGGAGAGAATAAATGCACAAATTAGATGAACAAACAAAAAACATACTCAAAATATTACTGATAGGACTTGGGGTATTTTTTACCTTCTGGTATCTTAGGGAAATTTTGGATTTTGTGGGCAAATTTATAAGAATTATCCAACCATTCATCATAGGCTTTATGTTAGCCTACATCATAAATATACCTATGAACTTTTTCTATAGGTTAATAAGAGAAAATTACAAGGATCCAAAGCAGGAGAAGGCAATTCGTGGCGTATCTCTAGTTTTATCCTGGATATGTGTCTTGCTATTTTTAACCTTGCTATTAAATATATTTATTCCACAAATTATCAAATCTGCTTTAACCTTAAGCCGTAAATGGCCAGTTTTTGTAGATGAAACCTATAAAATTTTGAAGAATAATTCCCTAACAGAAAACTATGCTAATGATTTTAGGGAAATAACTGAGGATGTAAATTGGCTAAGTGTGAATGGACCTATTTTTAAATATATAAACACCAACAGCAAATCATTGCTAACTATGACTTCAAGTATAATAAATTCAATTGGTTCAAGTGCCATTACTATATTTACTGTGGTTGTCTTTTCAATCTTTGTACTTATTTATAAAGATATGCTAAAATTAAATGGAAATAAGTTGCTCTATGCTTTTCTAGATGAAAAAGATGCGGACTATGTAAATAAAGTTTTTTCTTTATCCTACCACACCTTTAAAGACTACATTTATTCTAGAATGATATCAGTGGCCTTGCTTATTGTCCTAACTTATATTGGTATGATAATTTTTGCTATACCAAATGCGCCTATGATTTCAATATTGGTGGGACTATCTGATTTGATCCCAATCTTTGGTCCTATAGCTGGAGCTGGAATATCTGCAGTAATTATATTTATTGAATCTCCAATCAAGGCCCTTATATTTTTGATATATGATGTGATTATGCAACAAGTTCAAGAAAATGTAATCTATCCTGCCATTGCCGATGCCCAAGTTGGTTTACCTGCCGTTTGGGTCTTGGCTTCAGTAACTATAGGTGGTTCACTTTTTGGTATTGTTGGTATGCTTGTTAGTATCCCAGTTGCTTCTGTTTTATACACCTTAGCCCATGAAAAAGTTGAACAAAGGCTTATGAAGAAAGGTTTTAATCAAAAAGATATTATGGATAAGCAAAAGAAAAATTTTATTGAAGGATACAAAGATGAAACTAAAAAATAGCCAAGTAGGTAAGTTTGTGCCAATAAGAGTACCTCAGGGTATTTACTACGGTGGTTTTCAAAATTCTCTCATGCACATGGGAGTCAATAAATTTTATAGAGACAGGTCTTGCGTGGTGACAGCTTTTACCAACACCTATCTTTATCTCTACCACAGAGATGAAATCTTTAGCCTTGAAGAATACAATGCCTATCATTATGAATTTTTTAAAAAACTCAGACCCCATGCCAATGGAGTGCCAACAGCACTTGCCCTTGATAGAAGGAGCAAGAGAATAATAACTAATAGGAATCTTAAAGTTAATAGTCATATTATGGAAGAGTTTATGTTTAAGAAGAAAAGCAAAAATCAAAAGATTGACTTTATCAATGAAGCTTTGTATAGGGATTTGCCTGTAATTTTTATCAATTGGTTAAGCCCTGAGGTAAAAGTTATGAGCCATCATGGAGTGACGATTACCGAATGTAACGATATGGGAGATCACCATGAGCTTCTTATATCAAGTTGGGGCAGGCCATACAGGGTCGATTTTGACCAATTTGAAAGACAAAGTAGAACTTATAGTGGACTTATATATTTTGAAAGGAAAGATTGTGGCATATCTTAAATGTGAGCTTTATATACCTGATGAAGATAAATGGAATCTAATAGATGCACTAAACAAAGAAGGATTTTTATATGATGAAGGCTATGATAAAGTCTTTGCAGAAAGTCCTGTGATAGGTCATTTTACACCTCTAGAAGGTTCAAATCCCGACATAGGGAATATAGGAGAGCACACTACTGTAAATGAAGCAAAGTTAGAATTTAGGATAAAAGAAATTGATAAGGACAGAGTTTTTATGATTATAAAAGAAAACCATCCTTACGAAGTTCCTGTTATTAATTTTATGAAACTAGTTTAAGGAGATTTGATGAAAAAAGTACAAGACAGATTACAAAGAGGCAATGGCCTTATAATGCCTATATTTTCAATACCTTCAGCTTATGGAATAGGAACTTTTGGCAAAGAAGCCTATAATATTGTAGATTTTATATCTGATGCTTCTATTAGGTATTGGCAAATTTTGCCATTGGGACAAACTTCATATGGTGATAGTCCCTACCAATCATTCTCATCTTTTGCTGGCAATCCATACTTTGTAGACTTGGATATGCTAATAGAAGATGGGCTTTTGGAAAAAGAAGACTTGGAGTCTTTAAACTTTGGAGATAACGATAGCTATGTCGACTATGCTATCCAATATAATCTAAGATATAGGATACTTGAAAAAGCCTATGAAAATTCCAAGGGCAAACTCGATAAGGAAATCAAAAAGTTTAGGAAAGAAGAAGCATTTTGGATTGAAGATTATGCTTTATTTATGGCTATCAAACGTGACTCTCTTGACATTAGTTGGATTGAATGGGACGAGAAATTACGTGATAGGGACAAAACTGCTCTAAAAGAATTTAAAGAAAAACACCAAGAAGATATTGATTTTTATATTTTCATCCAATATGAATTTTTTAAACAATGGAATGAACTAAAAAAATACGCTAACAGGAGAAATATTCAAATCATCGGAGACTTACCAATATACGTGGCATATGACTCTTGCGATGCTTGGGTCAATTCTGATATATTGAAGTTAGATCCAGAAAGCAAAGAAGCAATAACAGTTGGAGGAGCTCCGCCAGATGCCTATTCTGAAGATGGTCAGCTTTGGGGCAATCCTGTATACGATTGGGATAAGATGAAAAAAGACTCTTATAGCTTCTGGGAAAAAAGAATAGAGATGGCCTTTAGGACCTATGATCTGCTAAGACTCGATCATTTTAGGGGATTTGAAAAGTTCTATGCCATACCTGCAAGTGATGAAAACGCCAAATTTGGTGATTGGATAGAAGCTGGTGGCTATGACTTTTTTGATCATATCAAAAAGAAATTCCCAGATAAGCAATTTATTGCTGAAGATTTAGGATATATAACAAAAGAGGTAGATGACCTAAAAGATACTTATGGTTTTCCGGGCATGAATGTTATCCAATTTGCCTTTTCAGAGAACTTTGATAGCAATTACCTACCTCACAATTACTTGAGAAACTCAGTAGTTTACTCATCAACCCACGACTCATCAACCCTAAGAGGTTGGCTTGAAACTTTGGATGAGGAAGACTTAGAGTTAGTAGAAAGGTACTTTGGTCTTGAGGATGGCGATGACTACCAATGGAGGATTATCAGAAATCTAATGGCCTCAGTTTCTGATTTGGCTGTGTTTGAAATCCAAGATTTCTTAGAATTGGATAATACTTCGCAAATCAATAGGCCAGGAACTCTGGGTGATAATTGGAAGTGGAGAGCAAAGAAAGAAGATTTTACTGAAGATCTGGCACTAAGGATTAAAGAAATGTCCAGATTATATGGGAGATACAATGGATAAAATAGAAAAAAATAGATTTATAGAAAATTATGTAGAAAACCTACAGAGAATTACTCTAAAAAGTTTTGATGAGACAAGCGAAAAAGATAAATACGATGCCCTTTGCGATACAATAATGGAACGTATAAACCAAAGTTGGAGGCAAAGTAAGGCAAATGCTCGCTATGAGAAAAGTGCTTATTATTTTTCTGCAGAGTTTTTGGTGGGTAAGTCACTAGGAAATAATCTCATAAACTTAGGTATTTATGATGAAGTAAAAGAATTATTAGATGAAATTGACATTGACTTTGAAGCCATAGAAGATTATGAAGACGATGCAGCTTTGGGTAATGGTGGCTTAGGCAGACTTGCTGCTTGTTTTATGGACTCCGCAGCAACTCAAGATATCAATATGTACGGCTATGGAGTTCGATACCGCGAGGGTATTTTCAAGCAGACTTTTGAAAATGGATTCCAGGTAGAACATGGAGATAGCTGGATAAAAGATGGAGATGGTTGGTCTATTAGGGTTGATTCAGACTCAAGAATTGTTAATTTTAGGGACCAACAGGTAAAGGCCGTTCCATATGATATGCCAGTTGTAGGATATAAAAATGGTAAGGTCAACACCCTAAGATTATGGCAAGCAGAACCATTTGAAGAATTTGAATTCGATAAGTTCAACAACTTTGAGTACGATGCAGCAGTTGCCAAAAAGAACAGGGCAGAGGATATAACAAGGGTTTTATATCCAAATGATATGCAAAGAGCTGGTAAAGTTCTAAGACTTAAGCAACAATATTTCTTTGTATCTGCTTCGATCCAAGACTTGGTAGAAAAATATAAGAGGTATTTCTCAGATGATATGCGCTTTATAAACTTCCACAAATACCATGTCATCCAACTAAACGACACTCATCCAAACATAGCAATTGCTGAACTAATCAGAGTTTTGGTGGACGAAAATGGCCTTGATTTTGACCAAGCACTTGATATCTGCAAGAAAGTATTTGCCTTTACTAACCATACAGTTCTTCAAGAAGCTATTGAAAAATGGCCAATAGACATAGTAGAGGAAGTTTCTCCAAGATGTCTAGAAATCATCTATCAAATCAATGATAGCTTGGTAAAACATTTCAAAGAAGAGGGCATGACTGATTATGAAATTGATCCGTATAGGATAGTTATAAATGATCAAGTTCATATGGCAAATCTTGCCATATATGTAGGATTTTCTGTTAATGGCGTTGCAGCCCTTCACACAGATATACTTAAAGCTGATACCTTTAAACATTGGTACCAAATATTCCCAGATAAATTTAATAACAAGACAAACGGTATAACACCAAGAAGGTGGTTGGTGTACTCAAACCGTCTATTATCAAGCTTTATTACAGAAAAACTTGGCAATGACAATTGGATCTACAACTTAGACGAACTAAAAGGCTTAGAAAAATTTGCTGATGATGAGGCAACATTAAAAGAGCTATGGGATATAAAACAAAAAAATAAAAAACGCCTGGCTTCTTATATTCTTGAACACGAAGGAATCAAAATTGACCCAGAATCAATTTTTGATATTCAAGTAAAGAGAATCCACGAATACAAACGTCAACACTTAAATATACTTCACATAATATATTTATATCACCAGCTTAAGAAAAATCCTGACATGGACTTTTACCCAACAACCTTTATCTTTGGTGGAAAGGCAGCTCCAGGATATTTCAGAGCCAAGGGCATAATAAAGCTTGCCAATGAAGTGGCAGAAGTTGTTAATAATGACCCAGATGTAAATAAGAAAATGAAAGTTGTTTTTGTAGAAAACTTTAGAGTTTCTTATGGAGAAAAGATATATCCAGCAGCAGATGTCAGTGAACAAATATCAACAGCTGGAAAAGAAGCTTCTGGAACCGGCAATATGAAATTTATGCTAAATGGCGCTCCAACTCTTGGAACTTTTGATGGTGCAAATATTGAAATATTTGAAGAAGCTTCCGAAGAAAACAACTACAGATTTGGAGCAAGTGTAGAAGAACTAATGGAAATTGAGGGATCCTACAATCCTAGAAAGCTTTACCAAACAGATATGGATATTAAAGATGCGGTTGATGCCCTAGTAAATGGAGAGCTTGATGACAACAATTCCTACATGTTCCTTGATATTTACAATGAATTGATCAATCCACAAGATGGTTCTCGTGGAGATAGGTATTTCATCTTAGAAGACTTTGAGTCTTACAAAAAAGCCCATGAGCAAATAAATATTGACTACAGAGACAAACTAGCATGGTCAAAAAAATGTCTGATAAATATTGCTAATGCTGGATATTTCTCATCAGATAGGACTATTATTGACTATGCAGATGACATTTGGAAGATAGATTCTCCAAATTATTAGGTAGTAGCTTATGAATTCACAAGTTTTTTGGGGGGTAATGATTCCTTTAATCGGCACATCCTTGGGTTCAGCCCTAGTATTTGTCATGAGAGATCAGATTGACCCAAAAGTTCAAAAGGGCCTATCAGGTTTTGCAGCAGGAGTTATGGTTGCGGCAAGTATCTGGTCACTTTTGATACCGGCTATGGATATGGTCGAAGTCAAAATGGACAAATTAAGCTGGATACCAGCAACAGTTGGGTTTTTAATAGGGATATTTTTCTTGTTGTTTTTGGACAATTCTATACCCCACCAACATATTGACTCAGACCAACCTGAGGGACCAAAAAATAATTTAAGATCAACGACAATGATGGTCCTAGCTGTGGTAATCCACAATATTCCTGAAGGAATGGCAGTTGGTGTTACCTACGCTGGTGCAATATATGGCAAAGGATCTGTAAGTCTTGCCCAAGCCTTGGCCTTATCACTTGGTATAGCCATACAAAACTTTCCAGAAGGAGCTATTATATCAATGCCACTTAAGTCGGCTGGATTTGATAAGAAAAAATCTTTCTGGGCTGGAGTAGGATCAGGCGTTGTAGAGCCTATAGCAGCTCTTATTACCATCTTGTTATCGCAAATAATGATACCAATACTACCATATCTATTGTCATTTGCTGCTGGAGCTATGTTCTATGTAGTAGTAGAAGAGCTAATACCAGAAGCTACAGGAGAGGGTGAGAGTCATACCAACATAGGAACCCTTGGTTTTGCAGCAGGTTTTGCAATAATGATGATATTAGATGTTATGCTTGGATAATGATTATGCCCCTAATCCTTATAGGATATCGGGGCCTTTTTTTTGGCTATTTACTACCCTTTACTAGCAAAAAATAGTAACATATTAATAGAACTACAAAGAGGGGAATCATGAATTATCTTACAAATTTTATAAATTCTATACTACTGATTAGAATTACAGATATTATAGACATTGCAATAATAGCCTTTGCTGTCTACAAGCTATTTTCATTACTAAGAAATACCAGGGCAGAGCAAGTTTTAAATGGACTTGTTATCGTGCTGATTATTGCTTCATTAGCAGATATATTAAACTTAAACACTGTAAGTTGGGTTATGAACCAATTTTTGACTGTGGCTTTAGTATTCATAATAGTGGTCTTCCAGCCAGAACTAAGGTCAGCCCTTGAAAGGATAGGCCGTGGCAGGACGATTTTAACTCGCGATAGGGTCAAAAGAAACGAAAATACCATAGATGAACTAGTTAGAGCGGCAAGTTCCCTATCTCGACAAAAAATAGGGGCCCTTGTCGTAATCCAAAGAGAAGTTGGGCTAAATGATATAGTTGAAAGCGGAACTGAGCTTCATGCCGATGTATCAAGCGAACTACTAATAAATATATTCATTCCCAATACTCCTCTTCACGATGGTGCGGTTATAATAAGTGAGAATGAAATAATAGCAGCAGCTTGCTATTTACCACTATCAAATTCGAACACTATTTCTAAGGAATTAGGTACAAGACATAGGGCTGCCATAGGCATATCAGAAAGATCCGATTGTATTGTAGTAGTCGTATCTGAGGAGACAGGAAATATATCTGTTGTAGAAGGTGGCAGGATAGATAGGTATTTTGATGATGATTCGCTTAGCATCAGACTAAAAAAAGACTTGTTTTACCAACCAACTGACCAAGAAAAAAAGGATGATAACGATGAAACAGACTGATAACAAATTAAAAATCCTTTCAGTTCTACTAGCTATTTTTATGTGGACTTATGTTACTAATTCAACAAATCCCAATGTAAATAAAATTTACAGAGGCGTGCCAGTTGTTATAAAAAACCAAGACGACTTAGAAAGAAATGGCTACACCATTATAGGAAATAATGACAACATCACAACTACATTAAAGCTAAAGGGAAGCAGGGAAAAGCTTATAGACTTAAGACCTGAAAATATTTATGCATCAGTAGACATATCTGACCTGAAAGAAGGAGTCCAATCCTTAAATATAAAGGTGGACATACCAACTGGCATAAATGTGGAAGATGCCGATCCCAGTCAGCTTACCTTAAATATACAAAAAGTAATAGAAAAAAGATTACCTGTAAATTATGTTATATCTGATCAAATAAAAGATGGCAAAATTGTAGAACTTAACGAAATAAATCCCAAAGAGATAACTGTAAAAGGACCTGCCAGCGTTATAAACAAGGTGGACAGGGCAGAAGTAAAGATTGACGATCCAAGCCTTATAGATGGGCAAGTTCATAATGTCAATATAAATGTACTAGATCGTGCTGGCAAAAAGCTTGCCAACCTAGATATATCTGATGAGGATGCCAATATATCTTTTAGGGTTTTTGAGACAAAAAGAGTACCAATAAGAATTGATGCAACAGGTTCTATAAACCCATCCTATGAGCTATCAGAAGCATATACTGCTCCAGATTCTATAGTAATCAAAGGACCAGAATCCATCATCAAAGAAATAGATGAAGTTTTAACTGAGCCTATTAATATATTTAACCTAAAGACAGGTAAGAGTGGAGAAGTAAAGCTTAAACTACCAGAATCTGTTGAAGTATACGATGGAGATGATGTAGTGACTTACAAATTAGATGTTCAAAGAAAAGCAAGAGCTGGAATAGATACAAAGACTGAAGACGAAGATGACAAATGAAATCGTAGATAAACTTGAAGAAGCAGGATTTGAAACTTATCTTGTAGGTGGATGTATCAGAGATGAACTTTTGTCTCGAGATAACTATGATATAGATATCACAAGCAAGGCTAGGCCTAATCAAATTCTTGAAGTTTTCAAAGACTATAAGACTATCGATATAGGGAAAAAATTTGGAACAATAAAAGTTATTCTAAACTCACATGAATATGAAGTTACTACTATGAGAACAGAAAATTCCTATGATGACAAGAGGCATCCTAGCCGTGTTTATTACACTGATGATATCTATGAGGATTTGAAAAGACGTGATTTTACCATAAATGCTATGGCTAAGAGAAAGGGAATCATTATAGATCCCTTTAATGGTAAAGATGACTTAGAAAAGAAAATTATAAGGGCAGTTGGCAATCCTTATGATAGGATAAGTGAGGATATGTTAAGATCTTTGAGGGCTGTGCGATTTGCCACAGTTCTTGATTTTGATATTGATAAAGACTTAAAAGAAGCTATAAGAAGTCAAAGTAAAGCTATTAATGATATATCAAAAGAACGCATCCAAGATGAAATAAATAAGATTTTGTTAGCAGATAGACCCTCAAATGGCATAAGGATATTGGATGAATTAAATTTGCTGGAATATATCTTTCCAGAACTTACAAAAACAATTAATTTTGACCAGCATTCAAGCCACCATGCCGATGACGTATTTAACCACACACTTAAAGTATTGGATAAGACTCCTCCAATCCTAGAAATAAGGATGGCAGCCTTATATCATGATGTGGGCAAAATCGATACATTTTTTATTGATGAAAAAGGTGAAGGTAGATTTTTTGGTCACCAGAATCTTTCAGAAGAACTTTTGATAAAACGTCTTAAGGAATTGAAATATTCTAAAAAGTTTATAGAAAGCACATCTATTTTAGTAAAACGTCACATGGATAATACCAACACCTACAGCAAAAAATCCATTAGAAAGCTTCTTAGAAACATAGGCGAAGAAAATTTAATAAATTTATTTGCTCTACAAAGGGCGGACGTCTTATCAACCAAACATGCTGATGATTCTAATATCGACTTGGGACTTAGCCTCCTAGCTGAGGTAAAAGATGATGACATACCCAAGGGTCGCAATGAAATTAAAATCAATGGCAATGACCTAAAAGACCTAGGTTTTAAAGAGGGCAAAGAACTAGGGGATACCCTAAGAGAAATAGAAAACTTAATTTACGAAGAGAAACTAATCAACAATAAAAAAGATATTATAAATTACCTTAAAGAAAGCCTTGATATTGTTGATTGATAGCTAAATTGAAGTATATTAACAAAATGAGTAGCTATCAAGCAGGAGGAATAAATGACAGAATTAAAATCTCATGAAAATAATATTGCAAAATTTGAATTTGATGTAAAATATGACGACTTTGAAAAAGCTATAAACAAGGTTTATAACAGAAATAAGAAAAGATATAGACTAGATGGCTTTAGAGCTGGTCACGTACCTAGAAGAGTTCTAGAAAAAATGTACGGTCCAGAAATCTTCTACGATGAAGCTATCCAACTAGTATTCCCTGAACCTTATGAAAAAGCAATTGAAGAACTTCAACTTGAACCAATTGCTCAACCAAATGTTGACCTTGACGATATCGAAAAAGGCAAAGACATTACTTTCAAAGTTGATGTTGAAACAAAACCACATCCAGTATTAGGCGACTATGACAACCTAATCATAGAAGAAGTTGAAGCAGAAGTTACTGATGCTGATATCGAAAACGAATTAAAGAAACAACAAGAAGAAAATGCTAGATTAATCCCAGTAGAAGATAGAGAAGCTAAAGAAGGAGATACAGTAAATATCGACTTTGACGGCTACCTAGATGGAGAAAGATTTGAAGGCGGCAAGGCTGAAGATTACGATCTAGTATTAGGTTCTAAGACATTTATAGAAGGTTTCGAAGACCAAGTTGCTGGACACAAAGTTGGAGATAAATTTGATGTAAATGTAACATTCCCAGAAGATTACCAAGCAAAGGAATTCCAAGGCAAAGATGCAAAATTTGAAGTAGAAATCAACTCTATTACAGAAAAAGAACTACCAGAAATTGACGATGAATTTGCTATGGACATCTCAGAGTTTGAAACACTAGATGAACTAAAAGCTGACCTTAAAGAAAAGCTAAAAGAAGACAAGGAAAACTATAGAACAAATATGATGCAAAACCAAGCTATAGACGCTCTAGTAAGAGCAAGTGAAGTTAGTGCACCAGAATCTATGGTAAATAGTGAAATTGATATCGAGATGCAAAATCTTGACCAAAGATTACAACAAATGGGTATTAGCCTAGCTCAATATGTTGAAATGACACAAATGGATATCAATGAAATCAGAAACCAATACAAAGAACAAGCTGAAGCTAGAGTAAAAGCTAACCTTGTAATTGACGAAGTTGCTCTAAAAGAAGGCTTTGAAGTAAGTGATGAAGAAATCGAAGCTGAAATCAACGAATCAGCTAAGATGTATGGGGTTGATGATATCGAAAAATTCAAAGAAATCTTTAGCAAAAACGTATCTGATGATACAGTAAAAGAAAATATAAGAAGACGTAAGGCTGTTGAATTCTTAGTAGAAAAAGCAAAAGCTCTACCTCACGAAGAATACCACAAAGCAGTAGGTGAAGACCACGACCACAGCCACGAAGAAGATTCTAAAGAAGGCGAAGATAAATAAGATATCGCAAACCCTTAATATATAAGGAGATTTGTAATGAATACTAAAAATTACCTAGTTCCAACGGTAGTAGAACAAACAAACAAAGGCGAAAGAGCCTATGATATATACTCAAGACTTCTAAAGGATAGGATTATTTTCCTATCTGGAGAAGTAAACGATCAAATGAGTGATATCATCATCGCCCAACTCTTATTTTTGGAAAGCG
This genomic window contains:
- a CDS encoding CdaR family protein, with protein sequence MKQTDNKLKILSVLLAIFMWTYVTNSTNPNVNKIYRGVPVVIKNQDDLERNGYTIIGNNDNITTTLKLKGSREKLIDLRPENIYASVDISDLKEGVQSLNIKVDIPTGINVEDADPSQLTLNIQKVIEKRLPVNYVISDQIKDGKIVELNEINPKEITVKGPASVINKVDRAEVKIDDPSLIDGQVHNVNINVLDRAGKKLANLDISDEDANISFRVFETKRVPIRIDATGSINPSYELSEAYTAPDSIVIKGPESIIKEIDEVLTEPINIFNLKTGKSGEVKLKLPESVEVYDGDDVVTYKLDVQRKARAGIDTKTEDEDDK
- a CDS encoding glycogen/starch/alpha-glucan phosphorylase → MDKIEKNRFIENYVENLQRITLKSFDETSEKDKYDALCDTIMERINQSWRQSKANARYEKSAYYFSAEFLVGKSLGNNLINLGIYDEVKELLDEIDIDFEAIEDYEDDAALGNGGLGRLAACFMDSAATQDINMYGYGVRYREGIFKQTFENGFQVEHGDSWIKDGDGWSIRVDSDSRIVNFRDQQVKAVPYDMPVVGYKNGKVNTLRLWQAEPFEEFEFDKFNNFEYDAAVAKKNRAEDITRVLYPNDMQRAGKVLRLKQQYFFVSASIQDLVEKYKRYFSDDMRFINFHKYHVIQLNDTHPNIAIAELIRVLVDENGLDFDQALDICKKVFAFTNHTVLQEAIEKWPIDIVEEVSPRCLEIIYQINDSLVKHFKEEGMTDYEIDPYRIVINDQVHMANLAIYVGFSVNGVAALHTDILKADTFKHWYQIFPDKFNNKTNGITPRRWLVYSNRLLSSFITEKLGNDNWIYNLDELKGLEKFADDEATLKELWDIKQKNKKRLASYILEHEGIKIDPESIFDIQVKRIHEYKRQHLNILHIIYLYHQLKKNPDMDFYPTTFIFGGKAAPGYFRAKGIIKLANEVAEVVNNDPDVNKKMKVVFVENFRVSYGEKIYPAADVSEQISTAGKEASGTGNMKFMLNGAPTLGTFDGANIEIFEEASEENNYRFGASVEELMEIEGSYNPRKLYQTDMDIKDAVDALVNGELDDNNSYMFLDIYNELINPQDGSRGDRYFILEDFESYKKAHEQINIDYRDKLAWSKKCLINIANAGYFSSDRTIIDYADDIWKIDSPNY
- the cdaA gene encoding diadenylate cyclase CdaA, coding for MNYLTNFINSILLIRITDIIDIAIIAFAVYKLFSLLRNTRAEQVLNGLVIVLIIASLADILNLNTVSWVMNQFLTVALVFIIVVFQPELRSALERIGRGRTILTRDRVKRNENTIDELVRAASSLSRQKIGALVVIQREVGLNDIVESGTELHADVSSELLINIFIPNTPLHDGAVIISENEIIAAACYLPLSNSNTISKELGTRHRAAIGISERSDCIVVVVSEETGNISVVEGGRIDRYFDDDSLSIRLKKDLFYQPTDQEKKDDNDETD
- a CDS encoding CCA tRNA nucleotidyltransferase — encoded protein: MTNEIVDKLEEAGFETYLVGGCIRDELLSRDNYDIDITSKARPNQILEVFKDYKTIDIGKKFGTIKVILNSHEYEVTTMRTENSYDDKRHPSRVYYTDDIYEDLKRRDFTINAMAKRKGIIIDPFNGKDDLEKKIIRAVGNPYDRISEDMLRSLRAVRFATVLDFDIDKDLKEAIRSQSKAINDISKERIQDEINKILLADRPSNGIRILDELNLLEYIFPELTKTINFDQHSSHHADDVFNHTLKVLDKTPPILEIRMAALYHDVGKIDTFFIDEKGEGRFFGHQNLSEELLIKRLKELKYSKKFIESTSILVKRHMDNTNTYSKKSIRKLLRNIGEENLINLFALQRADVLSTKHADDSNIDLGLSLLAEVKDDDIPKGRNEIKINGNDLKDLGFKEGKELGDTLREIENLIYEEKLINNKKDIINYLKESLDIVD
- a CDS encoding ZIP family metal transporter translates to MNSQVFWGVMIPLIGTSLGSALVFVMRDQIDPKVQKGLSGFAAGVMVAASIWSLLIPAMDMVEVKMDKLSWIPATVGFLIGIFFLLFLDNSIPHQHIDSDQPEGPKNNLRSTTMMVLAVVIHNIPEGMAVGVTYAGAIYGKGSVSLAQALALSLGIAIQNFPEGAIISMPLKSAGFDKKKSFWAGVGSGVVEPIAALITILLSQIMIPILPYLLSFAAGAMFYVVVEELIPEATGEGESHTNIGTLGFAAGFAIMMILDVMLG